The DNA region GGTTCGCACATGCCGTGGGCATGATGCTGGTCGGCGTTGTAAACGGTTGAGACATCCCGGCTCTCGGGATCCACCACCACAAATGCGGGGGCGGAACCGAAGTGACCGTAGACCTCGCTTTCAAAGGCGTCGGACTTTTTCACGGGGAAACAAAGTTTCATTTTAGTTCTCCTTTCATGTAAATGGGTTCTTCAAATACAAGGGCCTTGCCTTGGGAGAGGGCCATGGCCGACTTTTTCCTTGCGCTGGAGAGGATTCTCTGCACCGTGCCCCTGGATATCCCCATCCTTTCCCCTGCCTCTTCCTGTGTCAGACCGTCCAGGTCGCACAGTTTCAAGGACTCCAGCTCATCCTTGTAAAGGGGTATCCGTTCGACGTCCGTCATGGGGATCCCTGTGGGCTTGAATGACCTTCCACGCCATTGACAGCCGCAGGATCTGGGTTTCTTATATCTCGGGGACATGGGTTGGCCCTTTCATATTGTGCATATGCACAATATAGACGCCTTATCCATTCTTGTCAAGGGAGATTTTTATGTTTTTATGTTTTTTCGGATTTCAGGTGGATTTTTTCTTGTGGGTACGGCAAGTGAATTATTTTTTCGTCCAGCCCACGGCAGCCATGTAGAGGATCGTCTCCTCGATACCG from Nitrospirae bacterium CG2_30_53_67 includes:
- a CDS encoding diguanylate cyclase, which encodes MKLCFPVKKSDAFESEVYGHFGSAPAFVVVDPESRDVSTVYNADQHHAHGMCEPLRALDGQHVDGVVVGGIGQGALMKLAQAGIAVY
- a CDS encoding DNA-binding protein, with protein sequence MSPRYKKPRSCGCQWRGRSFKPTGIPMTDVERIPLYKDELESLKLCDLDGLTQEEAGERMGISRGTVQRILSSARKKSAMALSQGKALVFEEPIYMKGELK